The nucleotide sequence AAATTGGTGGGTACATACAACTCCTGAAAATTATGATTTCTATAAAAAATGTGGATTTGAGGTTTCTCCAATATCTGAAAGTGCAACACTAGCATATATGGGGTTTATAAAGGCACGATTAGAAGGACATAGATAATATTTCATATTTTTCATATAAAGCGAATTATTTAAAGAGGTGAAAATAATGATTATACGTTTAGCAAAAGTTGATGATAAAGAAAAAATATATAGGTTAATAGCACAGTTTAGAATAGAGTTAAAACAACTTAAAGGAATTACATCGACACCTAAAATAGACCAAGCCAAGGAAGAATTTAAAGAATATATAGAGGCTAAATTTCCTATTTTTGTCGCTGAAGATAATAGCAAAGAACTATTAGGATATTTAGTTTGTAGAATTGATAATAGTGTAGTTTGGGTAGAATCTCTATTTGTTTCTAATAGTGCAAGGAAAAATGGAATAGCCTCAAAATTATATAAAAAGGCAGAGAACATTGCAAAAGAAT is from Clostridium estertheticum and encodes:
- a CDS encoding GNAT family N-acetyltransferase; amino-acid sequence: MIIRLAKVDDKEKIYRLIAQFRIELKQLKGITSTPKIDQAKEEFKEYIEAKFPIFVAEDNSKELLGYLVCRIDNSVVWVESLFVSNSARKNGIASKLYKKAENIAKELGSTTVFNWVHPNNDKMITFLSKMGYNVLNLIEIRKPWENEILNQKISVGNHEYKY